The Nitrospirota bacterium genome window below encodes:
- the gnd gene encoding decarboxylating 6-phosphogluconate dehydrogenase: MDIGFIGLGKMGMNMVTRLQRDRHRVVVYDRSADLVKQAVGVGCVGASSLADLVGQLKGPRAVWIMVPSGAPTEDTVQAVAALLQAGDTVIDGGNTRFHDDVRRAADLKKKQIHYVDAGTSGGIWGLTIGYCLMVGGDEAPVKQLAPIFTTLAPEEGWAHVGGVGAGHYVKMVHNGIEYSMMQGYAEGFELMAKSDYQLNLAKIADLWMHGSVVRSWLLELAAGALKEDPRLEQLKGYVQDSGEGRWMIADAIEKDVPVPTLATALFTRFRSRQNESFAEKMLAALRNAFGGHAIRR; this comes from the coding sequence ATGGACATCGGATTCATCGGGCTGGGGAAAATGGGCATGAACATGGTCACCCGGTTGCAACGTGACCGGCACCGCGTGGTGGTCTATGATCGATCGGCAGATCTGGTCAAACAGGCCGTCGGAGTCGGTTGCGTCGGCGCGTCCTCGCTTGCGGACCTCGTCGGCCAGCTCAAAGGCCCGCGCGCGGTCTGGATCATGGTCCCATCCGGCGCGCCAACGGAAGACACCGTGCAGGCCGTCGCGGCGCTTCTCCAGGCTGGCGACACGGTCATCGATGGCGGCAACACCAGATTCCACGACGATGTGCGGCGGGCCGCGGACCTCAAGAAAAAACAGATCCACTATGTCGATGCCGGCACCAGCGGCGGCATTTGGGGCCTGACCATCGGCTATTGCCTGATGGTCGGCGGCGACGAGGCGCCCGTGAAACAGCTCGCGCCGATTTTCACGACGCTGGCGCCAGAAGAAGGCTGGGCTCACGTCGGAGGAGTCGGCGCGGGACATTACGTCAAAATGGTGCATAACGGCATCGAGTACAGCATGATGCAGGGCTATGCGGAAGGCTTCGAGCTGATGGCGAAGAGCGACTACCAGCTCAACCTCGCCAAGATCGCAGACCTTTGGATGCACGGCAGCGTCGTCCGCTCCTGGCTCTTGGAATTGGCAGCCGGCGCCTTGAAAGAAGATCCCCGGCTGGAACAGTTAAAAGGGTACGTGCAGGATTCCGGCGAAGGCCGCTGGATGATCGCCGATGCGATCGAGAAGGATGTCCCGGTCCCGACGCTCGCAACGGCATTATTCACTCGCTTCCGATCGCGGCAAAACGAGTCCTTCGCGGAAAAGATGCTGGCCGCGTTGCGCAACGCCTTCGGCGGCCATGCGATTCGCCGGTAA